A window of the Candidatus Polarisedimenticolia bacterium genome harbors these coding sequences:
- a CDS encoding RimK family alpha-L-glutamate ligase, producing MRIAILSRKRTLYTTRRLIDATRSLGHEPVVLDPLKCFLLLGRRSPEIYYAAADRPLPRMDLVIPRIGASVTEHGLAVVNQFDMMGVPIVNNSQPIARSRDKLRCFQLLSRKDIDIPRTVVAREPHQIGAALEAVGGPPVVLKLIRGTQGIGVILAETEQAVLSVLDTLWSLGQTILIQEFVAESEGRDIRALVVGNRVVTAMRRQARFGEFRSNIHRGGDGVVVDLDERTRRTAVHATQVMGLQVAGVDLLESHEGPKVMEVNSSPGFEGLEEATGLGIAEIIVNYAVRFARRRIG from the coding sequence TTGAGAATCGCCATCCTGTCGCGCAAGCGCACCCTGTACACCACCCGCCGGCTCATCGACGCCACCCGGTCCCTCGGCCACGAGCCGGTCGTCCTCGATCCCCTGAAGTGCTTCCTTCTCCTGGGGAGGCGCTCGCCTGAGATCTATTACGCCGCCGCCGACCGCCCCCTGCCGCGGATGGACCTCGTGATCCCCCGCATCGGCGCCTCCGTCACCGAGCACGGCCTGGCCGTGGTGAACCAGTTTGACATGATGGGCGTGCCGATCGTCAACAACTCGCAGCCCATCGCGCGCTCGCGCGACAAGCTCCGCTGCTTCCAGCTCCTGTCGCGGAAGGACATCGACATCCCGCGCACCGTGGTGGCCCGCGAGCCGCATCAGATCGGCGCCGCGCTCGAGGCGGTCGGCGGCCCTCCCGTCGTCCTCAAGCTGATCCGGGGGACCCAGGGGATCGGCGTGATCCTGGCGGAGACGGAACAGGCGGTGCTCTCGGTGCTCGACACTCTCTGGTCGCTGGGCCAGACGATCCTGATCCAGGAGTTCGTGGCCGAGTCCGAGGGGCGCGACATCCGGGCGCTGGTCGTGGGGAACCGCGTGGTGACGGCCATGCGCCGGCAAGCGCGCTTCGGGGAGTTTCGCTCGAACATCCACCGCGGCGGCGACGGCGTGGTGGTGGACCTGGACGAGCGCACCCGGCGGACCGCGGTCCACGCGACCCAGGTGATGGGGCTCCAGGTGGCCGGGGTGGACCTGCTCGAATCCCACGAGGGGCCGAAAGTGATGGAGGTCAACTCCTCGCCCGGCTTCGAGGGGCTCGAAGAGGCCACCGGCCTGGGGATCGCCGAGATCATCGTCAACTACGCCGTGCGCTTCGCGCGCCGGAGGATCGGATGA
- the mutL gene encoding DNA mismatch repair endonuclease MutL: MGKIRPLEAHTANQIAAGEVIERPASVVKELIENSLDAGAGEIRVQVSRGGEAEIRVLDDGEGMDAEDLLLSLGRHATSKLASLDELARLETLGFRGEALPAIASVSRMILESCPDDSARGCRLRVDGGKISAPETAGHPRGTSVTVRSLFFNAPARRKFLRSAATESGHIAETLLRFALAHFDRRFFLEADGKIVLDAPPAIHRSERASQVFGAGLTKRLIPFEGSAGAYRVSGFASRPDFTRSSSRDVWLFVNGRIVRDRGLLHAVAGAYHTLLPRGRHPFALVFLEVPPERLDVNVHPAKWEVRLAEPGVVHEALRQAIASSLRRERPVTALSGFAPIPASENEETGSFPDAGRKAGRPGPAAADSGAWEFGPGPSPPATLFDAPPSPIGRLVPLVQYRESYIIAADGGGLVIVDQHVAHERILYEQLLEASETEKVRRQALLFPVTLELDPRRLRKLEEAKPTLERLGFLLEPFGEGSLLVREVPEVLGSGDVAMLLADMADDLEGRGGPAERMRDRLAAATACHAAVKVNFPLTLEKMSFLLNELSSTRSPMTCPHGRPILLRLAQRDLEKAFHRR; encoded by the coding sequence ATGGGCAAGATCCGGCCTCTCGAAGCGCACACCGCCAACCAGATCGCCGCCGGGGAGGTGATCGAGAGGCCGGCGTCGGTCGTGAAGGAGCTGATCGAGAATTCCCTCGACGCGGGAGCCGGCGAGATCCGGGTGCAGGTCTCGCGCGGCGGCGAAGCGGAGATCCGCGTGCTCGACGACGGGGAGGGGATGGACGCCGAGGACCTCCTCCTGTCGCTCGGGCGCCACGCGACCTCCAAGCTCGCGAGCCTGGACGAGCTGGCGCGCCTGGAAACGCTCGGCTTCCGCGGCGAGGCGCTTCCCGCCATCGCCTCGGTGTCGCGGATGATTCTCGAGAGCTGCCCCGACGATTCGGCGCGCGGCTGCCGGCTGCGCGTCGACGGCGGCAAGATCTCCGCCCCCGAGACGGCGGGACACCCGCGCGGCACGAGCGTGACGGTGCGCTCGCTCTTCTTCAATGCCCCCGCCCGGCGGAAGTTCCTGCGATCGGCCGCCACGGAGTCGGGGCACATCGCCGAGACCCTGCTACGCTTCGCCCTGGCGCACTTCGATCGGCGGTTCTTCCTGGAGGCCGACGGGAAAATAGTGCTGGACGCGCCTCCGGCTATCCATCGGAGCGAGCGGGCCAGCCAGGTTTTCGGGGCCGGCCTGACGAAGCGCCTGATCCCCTTCGAGGGGAGCGCCGGGGCCTACCGCGTTTCCGGATTCGCCTCGCGCCCCGATTTCACCCGCTCCTCCAGCCGGGACGTCTGGCTCTTCGTGAACGGCCGGATCGTCCGCGACCGCGGATTGCTCCACGCCGTCGCCGGCGCCTATCACACGCTTCTCCCCCGCGGGCGGCACCCTTTCGCGCTGGTCTTCCTCGAGGTTCCACCGGAACGCCTGGACGTGAACGTCCACCCCGCCAAGTGGGAGGTGCGTCTGGCGGAGCCCGGAGTCGTCCACGAGGCGCTGCGGCAGGCGATCGCCTCCTCGTTGCGGCGGGAAAGACCGGTCACGGCGCTTTCGGGCTTCGCCCCGATCCCCGCTTCCGAAAACGAAGAGACGGGAAGCTTCCCGGACGCGGGCAGGAAGGCCGGCCGGCCGGGGCCCGCGGCCGCCGACTCCGGAGCCTGGGAATTCGGCCCCGGGCCCTCCCCGCCGGCGACTCTGTTCGACGCTCCGCCGAGTCCGATCGGCCGGCTCGTCCCCCTGGTCCAGTACCGCGAGAGTTACATCATCGCGGCCGATGGCGGTGGGCTGGTGATCGTGGACCAGCACGTGGCCCACGAGCGGATTCTGTACGAGCAGCTGCTCGAGGCCTCCGAGACCGAGAAGGTGAGACGGCAGGCCCTCCTCTTCCCGGTGACGCTGGAGTTGGATCCCCGGCGCCTCCGGAAGCTGGAAGAGGCGAAACCGACCCTGGAGCGCCTCGGGTTCCTCCTGGAGCCCTTCGGAGAGGGCAGCCTTCTGGTGCGCGAGGTCCCCGAGGTGCTGGGAAGCGGCGACGTGGCGATGCTGCTGGCCGACATGGCGGACGATCTGGAGGGGCGCGGTGGCCCGGCGGAAAGGATGCGGGACCGTCTCGCGGCCGCCACCGCCTGCCACGCCGCCGTCAAGGTGAACTTTCCCCTCACCTTGGAGAAGATGTCCTTCCTGCTCAACGAGCTATCCTCGACCCGGAGCCCGATGACCTGCCCCCACGGCCGCCCCATCCTCCTCCGCCTCGCCCAGCGGGACCTCGAAAAAGCCTTCCACCGGCGCTGA
- a CDS encoding succinylglutamate desuccinylase/aspartoacylase family protein, translated as MSDELKIGGKPINPGETQEILLKISEFYTAQPVNIPVTVVRGAQEGPRVFLTAAIHGDELNGIEIVRRIMTELDPATLKGTVLCTPVLNRWGFLSHSRYLPGRRDLNRYFPGNPEGNLAARVAHKIFTEIVQKAEYGIDMHTAAVGRTNLAHIRGDMDHDQVRKIARAFGTEIIIDLPAAGGTLRSAATRAGIPTIILEAGETFLFQRSMVTKGVLGVKNVLRELGMIEWTPREPPFQVIVKVSEWVRAERGGILDIRVRPGDLVYEGNEIAVVTTPFGREVTTLRCPLTGLVIGITTIPLVQPGDAICNIAKLEKTLPTVEKYCAEDPSGRKHLPLEEE; from the coding sequence ATGAGCGACGAGCTGAAGATCGGCGGCAAACCGATCAACCCTGGAGAAACCCAGGAGATTCTCCTCAAGATCAGCGAGTTCTACACCGCCCAGCCGGTGAACATCCCCGTCACGGTGGTGCGCGGCGCCCAGGAAGGTCCGCGGGTCTTCCTGACGGCGGCCATCCACGGCGACGAGCTGAACGGCATCGAGATCGTCCGCCGGATCATGACCGAGCTGGATCCGGCGACGCTGAAGGGGACGGTGCTCTGCACGCCCGTCCTGAATCGCTGGGGGTTCCTGAGCCACTCCCGCTACCTGCCCGGCCGCCGGGACCTGAACCGCTACTTTCCGGGGAATCCCGAGGGAAACCTCGCGGCGCGCGTGGCCCACAAGATCTTCACCGAAATCGTCCAGAAGGCCGAATACGGCATCGACATGCACACGGCGGCGGTCGGCCGCACCAACCTGGCCCACATCCGGGGCGACATGGACCACGATCAGGTCAGAAAAATCGCCCGGGCCTTCGGCACCGAGATCATCATCGACCTGCCGGCCGCCGGAGGGACGCTGCGCTCGGCGGCGACGCGGGCGGGAATCCCCACCATCATCCTCGAGGCGGGGGAGACCTTCCTGTTCCAGAGGTCGATGGTCACGAAAGGGGTCCTGGGGGTGAAGAACGTCCTGCGGGAGCTCGGAATGATCGAATGGACTCCCCGCGAGCCCCCGTTCCAGGTGATCGTGAAGGTCTCGGAGTGGGTCCGCGCCGAGCGCGGGGGAATCCTGGACATTCGCGTGCGACCGGGGGATCTCGTCTACGAGGGGAACGAAATCGCCGTCGTGACGACGCCGTTCGGCCGGGAAGTCACCACGCTTCGCTGCCCTCTGACGGGTCTGGTGATCGGCATCACGACGATTCCGCTCGTCCAGCCGGGGGACGCGATCTGCAACATCGCCAAGCTGGAGAAGACCCTGCCGACGGTGGAGAAGTATTGCGCCGAGGATCCTTCCGGGCGGAAACATCTCCCCTTGGAAGAGGAGTAA